In a single window of the Bradyrhizobium erythrophlei genome:
- a CDS encoding PQQ-dependent sugar dehydrogenase has translation MMRAPQITRQANRFSRLAALSIAICGLGLAGCDDQGGDPRLQIGANLKLPEPQQYLMPPMKVAKPAPWGKDETPVVSDGLQIHALATGFEHPRQLYVLPNGDVLVVEGNGPRAPIHRPKDIVFHVVQSYAGGGAKGANRITLLRGMNADGSAKQRTVFLDHLNSPFGVALVGNDLYVANTDAIMRYPYTEGETSIADAGTKLTDLPGGPIDHHWTKSLLASPDGSKLYVGVGSNSNITENGIGAEYERAAIWEVDRASGAHRIFASGVRNPTGLAWEPESGKLWAIANERDELGPDLVPDYLTSVQDGGFYGWPYSYYGQHLDPRVEPQRPDLVARAIAPDYALSSHVAPLGLAMYKAGGGLPASYQNGAFVGEHGSWDRTPFNGYKVVFVPFSGGKPSGMAQDVVTGFLDAKSDEAHGRPVGVALDHSGGLLIADDLGNTVWRVSSASASGATVGSNAAPK, from the coding sequence ATGATGCGCGCCCCTCAAATCACCCGGCAAGCAAACCGCTTCTCACGCCTCGCGGCTCTCTCCATCGCCATCTGTGGATTGGGACTGGCTGGCTGCGACGACCAGGGCGGCGATCCCCGGCTGCAGATCGGCGCAAATCTCAAGCTGCCCGAGCCGCAGCAATACCTGATGCCGCCGATGAAGGTGGCGAAGCCAGCGCCATGGGGGAAGGACGAAACGCCCGTGGTGTCGGACGGACTGCAAATCCATGCATTGGCCACCGGCTTTGAGCATCCCAGGCAGCTCTACGTACTGCCCAACGGGGACGTGCTGGTGGTGGAAGGCAATGGCCCGCGAGCGCCGATCCACCGTCCCAAGGATATCGTGTTCCACGTGGTGCAATCCTATGCCGGCGGCGGCGCCAAGGGCGCAAATCGCATCACGCTGCTCCGCGGCATGAACGCTGACGGCAGCGCAAAGCAACGCACCGTGTTCCTGGACCACCTCAATTCGCCGTTCGGCGTCGCCCTCGTCGGCAACGACCTTTACGTCGCCAACACCGACGCGATCATGCGCTATCCCTACACCGAGGGAGAAACCAGCATCGCGGACGCGGGCACCAAGCTCACCGACCTTCCCGGAGGACCGATCGATCATCACTGGACCAAGTCGCTGCTGGCAAGCCCTGATGGCTCCAAGCTCTACGTCGGCGTCGGTTCGAACAGCAACATCACCGAGAACGGCATCGGCGCCGAATACGAACGCGCCGCGATCTGGGAGGTCGACCGGGCCTCCGGCGCCCATCGCATCTTCGCCAGCGGTGTCCGCAATCCGACCGGCCTGGCATGGGAGCCAGAGAGCGGCAAGCTCTGGGCCATCGCCAACGAACGCGACGAGCTCGGGCCCGATCTGGTGCCGGACTACCTGACCTCGGTCCAGGACGGCGGCTTCTACGGCTGGCCCTATAGTTACTACGGACAGCATCTGGATCCGCGGGTCGAACCGCAGCGACCCGATCTGGTCGCCCGCGCGATAGCTCCGGATTATGCCCTGAGCTCCCACGTGGCACCGCTTGGTTTAGCCATGTACAAGGCCGGCGGCGGTCTTCCCGCGAGCTACCAGAACGGCGCCTTTGTGGGCGAACATGGCAGCTGGGATCGCACCCCCTTCAACGGCTACAAGGTCGTGTTCGTACCGTTCAGCGGTGGAAAGCCCAGCGGCATGGCTCAGGACGTCGTCACCGGCTTCCTCGACGCCAAAAGCGATGAGGCGCACGGCCGGCCGGTCGGGGTGGCCCTCGATCATTCCGGCGGATTGCTGATCGCCGACGATCTGGGAAATACGGTGTGGCGGGTGTCATCGGCCAGTGCCAGCGGCGCCACGGTCGGGTCCAATGCCGCGCCGAAGTGA
- a CDS encoding DUF2231 domain-containing protein — translation MNDLSELSRRPYFDHHWAGIRHSCDARVFSMPFGSGSKNVRGKRMHANPSSVARMAGHPLHPMFVPFPIAFFVGALVTDLVYWRTASMMWETFSIWLITAGLIMGGLAAVTGAIDFLSNREIRGLSPAWPHALGNTIALILALINAFVHSRDGYTSVVPEGLILSVLVVIILAYTAWMGRTMVYQYGVGVTE, via the coding sequence GTGAACGATCTTTCGGAACTTTCGCGACGTCCGTACTTTGATCATCATTGGGCGGGCATACGGCATTCGTGCGATGCCCGTGTCTTTTCTATGCCCTTTGGTTCGGGCTCCAAGAATGTTCGAGGAAAACGCATGCACGCCAACCCAAGTTCCGTGGCGAGGATGGCTGGCCATCCGCTTCACCCGATGTTTGTGCCGTTTCCCATCGCCTTTTTCGTGGGAGCCCTTGTGACCGACCTGGTCTATTGGCGCACCGCCAGCATGATGTGGGAAACCTTTTCGATCTGGCTGATTACCGCCGGCCTTATCATGGGCGGGCTTGCGGCCGTTACCGGCGCCATCGACTTCTTGAGCAACCGGGAAATCCGCGGATTGTCGCCGGCCTGGCCACACGCGCTGGGTAACACGATCGCGCTCATTCTGGCGTTGATCAATGCCTTCGTGCACAGCCGCGATGGCTATACCTCGGTGGTGCCGGAAGGCCTGATATTGTCGGTGCTCGTCGTCATTATCCTGGCGTACACGGCATGGATGGGACGGACCATGGTGTATCAGTACGGCGTGGGAGTGACCGAATGA
- a CDS encoding phosphopantetheine-binding protein: MQAFDPGVRNRILALVKAILEQNSMAVEVHPESRLVDVGLTSMDMVSLMLGVEAEFDFTIPQSEITPENFQSIKTLEQMISRQLRIEKAA; encoded by the coding sequence ATGCAGGCCTTTGACCCCGGCGTTCGGAACCGCATCCTTGCTCTCGTCAAGGCGATCCTCGAGCAGAACTCGATGGCCGTCGAAGTCCATCCGGAATCCCGGCTGGTAGATGTTGGGCTGACGTCGATGGATATGGTCAGTCTGATGCTCGGCGTGGAAGCCGAGTTTGACTTCACGATTCCGCAAAGCGAGATAACGCCCGAAAATTTTCAGTCGATCAAAACGCTGGAGCAGATGATCAGCCGTCAGCTCCGGATCGAAAAGGCTGCCTGA
- a CDS encoding acyl-CoA dehydrogenase family protein — protein sequence MNVQEEAGLRGSSADETSDQFVLDRSSFAERTAAVAAAAAAEAEDVDRQARFPKSAIDAARQQKLLGIQIPHRFGGDGASIFDVTDMCYTLGRACASTAMIFAMHQTKIACLIRHGTGSGFHETLMRRVASEQLLLASSTTEGQNGGNVRSSSAAIERDGTDISLVRNATVISYGAQADGVVTIARRAGDAAASDQVLVAFTRDNYTLERSLEWETLGMRGTCSAGFELKAKGSADQIFPEGYDKIHAQTMTPVAHLCWSSAWAGIAAAAVERAQLFIRKAARGSGGQMPPGAAHFTAARMTLAKLRAMITANLDSYAAHEHDERGLSSLDFQSSINLLKVEASELAVETVMSAMRACGLSGYRNDGGFSVGRHLRDVLSAPLMINNDRILTNIATASLMSGIPAFLRD from the coding sequence ATGAACGTGCAAGAAGAAGCCGGGTTGCGCGGCTCATCCGCGGATGAAACAAGCGACCAATTCGTTCTCGATCGCAGTTCCTTCGCTGAGCGAACGGCGGCTGTCGCAGCCGCGGCGGCGGCGGAAGCTGAAGACGTCGATCGGCAGGCACGCTTCCCGAAGTCCGCCATCGACGCGGCGCGCCAGCAGAAGCTGTTGGGTATCCAGATTCCGCACCGGTTCGGCGGAGACGGCGCGTCGATATTCGACGTCACCGACATGTGCTACACGCTCGGCCGCGCCTGCGCCTCCACGGCTATGATCTTTGCGATGCATCAGACCAAAATTGCCTGCCTGATCCGGCACGGCACCGGCAGCGGCTTTCACGAAACACTGATGCGCCGCGTCGCGTCCGAACAATTGCTGCTCGCATCATCGACAACGGAAGGACAGAACGGCGGCAACGTCCGTTCGAGCTCGGCCGCCATCGAGCGAGACGGAACTGACATATCGCTGGTGCGCAACGCGACCGTGATTTCCTATGGCGCACAGGCTGACGGCGTCGTCACCATCGCCCGCCGCGCCGGTGATGCCGCTGCTTCCGATCAGGTGCTGGTGGCGTTTACCAGGGATAATTACACGCTGGAACGCAGTCTCGAATGGGAGACGCTCGGCATGCGCGGAACCTGCAGCGCGGGATTCGAGCTGAAGGCAAAAGGTTCGGCCGACCAGATCTTTCCGGAAGGCTACGACAAGATTCACGCGCAGACGATGACGCCCGTCGCCCATCTGTGCTGGTCTTCGGCCTGGGCCGGGATCGCCGCAGCGGCAGTCGAGCGCGCCCAGCTGTTCATTCGCAAGGCGGCTCGCGGTTCGGGCGGCCAGATGCCGCCTGGTGCTGCGCACTTTACCGCGGCCAGGATGACGCTGGCGAAACTGCGCGCCATGATCACGGCGAATCTCGATAGCTATGCGGCCCACGAGCACGACGAACGCGGGCTCTCCTCGCTCGACTTCCAGTCATCGATCAACCTGCTCAAGGTGGAAGCTTCCGAGCTTGCGGTTGAAACCGTCATGAGCGCGATGCGGGCTTGCGGGTTGTCCGGATACCGCAACGACGGCGGCTTCAGCGTCGGCCGTCATCTCCGTGACGTCCTTTCGGCGCCGCTGATGATCAACAACGACCGGATCCTTACCAATATCGCCACCGCAAGCCTCATGAGCGGCATCCCCGCCTTCCTGCGCGATTGA
- a CDS encoding amino acid--[acyl-carrier-protein] ligase, protein MNVAVRTPSAEIAPHPADPLDHLADVLFHKMGTDGVYARTALYEDMVERLAALITRHRQPDTEVMRFPPVMNRGQLEKSGYLKSFPNLLGCVCGLHGTEREIHSAVSRFDAGGDWTTSLSPADLVLSPAACYPVYPIAAARGPLPSGGLRFDVAADCFRREPSRHLDRLQSFRMREYVCIGSPDDVSDFRERWMVLAQAIARDIGLAFKVDYASDPFFGRVGQMKAVSQKQQSLKFELLVPLRSEEQPTACMSFNYHRDHFGTTWDIRDAAGEPAHTGCVAFGMDRLAVAMFHTHGTDLAKWPVKVREMLGL, encoded by the coding sequence ATGAATGTAGCCGTCCGAACCCCCTCAGCGGAGATTGCCCCGCACCCGGCCGATCCGCTCGACCACCTCGCCGATGTGCTGTTCCACAAGATGGGCACCGACGGCGTCTACGCGAGAACCGCGCTGTACGAGGATATGGTGGAACGGCTCGCCGCCCTGATCACGCGCCATCGCCAACCCGATACCGAGGTGATGCGCTTTCCGCCGGTCATGAACCGCGGACAGTTGGAGAAATCCGGCTATCTCAAGAGCTTTCCCAACCTGCTCGGCTGTGTCTGCGGTCTGCATGGCACCGAACGCGAGATTCACTCCGCGGTCAGCCGTTTCGATGCCGGCGGCGATTGGACAACGTCGCTCTCGCCCGCCGATCTCGTGCTCTCGCCGGCGGCGTGCTATCCGGTCTATCCGATCGCCGCGGCACGAGGGCCGCTGCCATCGGGAGGCCTGCGCTTTGACGTCGCGGCCGACTGTTTCCGCCGCGAGCCCTCCCGTCATCTCGACCGGCTGCAGTCGTTCCGGATGCGCGAATATGTCTGCATCGGCAGCCCGGACGACGTGTCCGATTTCCGCGAACGCTGGATGGTGCTCGCCCAGGCGATCGCGCGCGATATCGGCCTGGCCTTCAAGGTCGATTATGCCAGCGATCCGTTCTTCGGCCGCGTCGGTCAGATGAAGGCTGTGAGCCAAAAGCAGCAATCGCTGAAATTCGAGCTGCTGGTCCCGCTGCGTTCCGAGGAGCAGCCGACGGCCTGCATGAGTTTCAATTATCACCGCGACCATTTCGGCACGACGTGGGACATCAGGGATGCGGCGGGCGAACCGGCCCATACCGGCTGCGTCGCGTTCGGAATGGACCGCCTGGCGGTCGCCATGTTCCATACCCACGGCACGGACCTCGCCAAGTGGCCGGTCAAGGTGCGGGAAATGCTCGGCCTTTGA
- a CDS encoding acyl-CoA acyltransferase, translated as MAVLTQKLRCREISEADLDGVADLLTRGFVGRSRHYWMQGLRRQAARQVPNGYPRFGYMLDNGGMPVGVLLLLYSSRMNGGETAVHCNLSSWYVDPAFRNYAPLLTKIAQKNKEVTYLNISPATWTWPIIEAQGFNSYCSGLFFSLPALSRLEPGLTVDTISPDTHAIEGLPDPEVELLVNHAQYGCLSLVCRTPGGGPFPFILIPMRIRRGWLAPPAMQLVYCRDIAEYVRCACAIGRTLLRRGKLSVILDANGPVPGLTGFYSKARGRKYFKGPHRPRLADLTDTELVLYGP; from the coding sequence ATGGCGGTGCTCACACAAAAACTTCGATGCCGCGAAATTTCCGAGGCCGATCTGGATGGGGTCGCGGATCTCCTGACGCGCGGATTCGTCGGCCGGTCGCGCCACTATTGGATGCAGGGATTGCGCCGCCAGGCGGCACGCCAGGTTCCGAACGGCTATCCGCGTTTTGGTTACATGCTCGACAATGGCGGCATGCCTGTCGGCGTGCTGCTGCTGCTGTATTCGTCGAGGATGAACGGCGGCGAGACCGCGGTCCATTGCAATCTGTCGAGCTGGTATGTCGATCCGGCGTTTCGCAATTACGCGCCGCTGCTGACCAAGATCGCGCAGAAGAACAAGGAAGTGACCTACCTCAATATCAGCCCGGCGACCTGGACATGGCCGATCATCGAGGCGCAGGGGTTCAACTCCTATTGCAGCGGATTGTTTTTCTCGTTGCCGGCACTGTCTCGTCTCGAGCCAGGCTTGACCGTCGATACCATCTCGCCTGATACGCACGCGATTGAAGGCCTGCCCGATCCCGAGGTCGAATTGCTGGTCAACCACGCGCAATATGGCTGCCTCAGTCTGGTATGCCGCACGCCGGGCGGCGGCCCTTTTCCATTCATCCTGATACCGATGCGCATCCGCCGCGGATGGCTTGCGCCGCCGGCGATGCAACTGGTCTATTGCCGCGATATTGCCGAGTACGTCCGATGCGCCTGCGCCATCGGGCGAACTCTGCTTCGGCGCGGCAAGCTTTCAGTCATCCTCGATGCCAATGGACCGGTACCGGGTCTCACCGGTTTCTATTCAAAGGCGCGCGGCCGCAAATACTTCAAGGGCCCGCATCGTCCCCGTCTCGCTGACCTGACCGACACCGAGCTTGTGCTGTACGGGCCTTAA
- a CDS encoding branched-chain amino acid aminotransferase — protein MAQIIKPVSFSQTWTFFEGDWHEGNVPIMGPRTHAAWLGSIVFDGARAFEGVAPDLDRHCARINQSAVNFKLKPVVETETWLGLAREGIARFEANAELYIRPMYWAQNGSGGGVLFDPETTNWCLSIYVAPMPPASGSAITLSPFRRPTMENAPVDCKAACLYPNNSRALMEAQARGFNNCLMLDMLGNVAEFGNSNVFMAKNGVVYTPAPNGTFLNGITRQRVIDLLRGDGATVVETTLSYADFLGADEIFSSGNFAKVAPVVRIDDRSLQPGPFYSHARKLYWDFAHAREGFSKPPRAAALV, from the coding sequence ATGGCGCAGATCATAAAACCCGTCAGTTTCTCGCAGACCTGGACCTTCTTTGAAGGCGACTGGCATGAAGGCAACGTGCCGATCATGGGCCCCCGCACGCATGCGGCATGGCTCGGTTCGATCGTTTTCGACGGCGCGCGCGCCTTCGAAGGCGTCGCGCCCGATCTCGACCGCCATTGCGCTCGGATCAACCAGTCCGCCGTCAATTTCAAGCTGAAGCCCGTCGTCGAAACCGAAACCTGGCTGGGACTGGCCCGCGAAGGAATTGCCCGCTTCGAGGCCAACGCGGAACTGTACATCCGGCCGATGTATTGGGCTCAAAACGGCAGCGGCGGCGGCGTGCTGTTCGATCCGGAAACGACGAACTGGTGCCTCAGCATCTATGTGGCGCCGATGCCGCCGGCGTCCGGCTCGGCGATCACGCTGTCGCCATTCCGCCGGCCGACGATGGAAAACGCCCCGGTCGACTGCAAGGCGGCGTGCCTCTACCCCAACAATTCGCGTGCCTTGATGGAAGCGCAGGCGCGCGGGTTCAACAATTGCCTGATGCTGGACATGCTCGGCAATGTCGCGGAATTCGGCAACTCCAACGTCTTCATGGCTAAGAACGGCGTGGTCTATACGCCGGCGCCGAACGGGACATTTCTCAATGGCATCACGCGCCAGCGGGTAATCGATCTGTTGCGCGGCGACGGCGCGACCGTGGTCGAAACGACGCTCAGTTACGCCGATTTTCTGGGCGCCGACGAAATCTTCTCGAGCGGCAACTTTGCAAAAGTCGCGCCGGTCGTCCGGATCGACGATCGCAGCCTGCAGCCGGGACCGTTCTACAGCCACGCGCGGAAGCTCTACTGGGACTTCGCCCATGCCCGTGAAGGGTTCAGCAAGCCACCTCGCGCTGCGGCGCTCGTTTGA
- a CDS encoding alpha/beta hydrolase produces the protein MPLDPLAKRFLAMMAAASPGDRSRPSLEDRRQAFAKLMQRFARADATGVVTADGMLPGPAGDIPYRLYAPANGSGEHLPGFVFFHGGGMVGGSIDTHDRVCAALAQAAACRLVSIGYRLAPEHKFPAAVEDAIAATGWVSRHAPSLGIDAAKLVVGGDSAGATLAAVVCQDALRNAGPPISAQCLICPVLDFGGTSPSRDAFAEHHLLDRTTLEADLADYLPDGADRADIRVSPLRAADLAGLPAAIIHTAEFDPMRDEGNAYAQNLAAAGVAVEHVCHDGMIHNFHAMGAILPQGRLVLQQIGEQVRRALGN, from the coding sequence ATGCCGCTCGATCCCCTGGCCAAGCGTTTTCTCGCCATGATGGCGGCGGCCTCGCCGGGCGATCGATCGCGCCCGTCTCTCGAAGACCGCCGCCAGGCATTCGCAAAGCTCATGCAGCGGTTCGCACGCGCTGACGCGACGGGCGTGGTGACTGCGGACGGCATGTTGCCGGGCCCAGCGGGCGATATTCCCTACCGTCTTTATGCGCCCGCAAATGGAAGCGGCGAGCATTTACCGGGCTTCGTGTTCTTCCATGGTGGCGGCATGGTCGGCGGCAGCATCGACACCCATGACCGCGTCTGCGCGGCACTCGCACAAGCGGCAGCGTGTCGCCTTGTTTCCATTGGCTACCGCCTCGCGCCCGAGCATAAATTTCCGGCAGCGGTAGAAGACGCGATCGCAGCAACCGGATGGGTGTCCCGGCACGCGCCATCGCTCGGCATCGATGCGGCAAAGCTCGTGGTCGGCGGCGATTCCGCGGGCGCGACGCTCGCCGCCGTGGTTTGCCAGGACGCGCTCCGAAATGCCGGGCCTCCGATATCAGCGCAATGCCTGATTTGTCCGGTGCTGGATTTCGGCGGAACGTCACCCTCGCGCGACGCCTTCGCAGAACATCATCTCCTCGACAGGACCACGCTCGAGGCTGATCTCGCCGACTACCTTCCTGACGGTGCGGATCGCGCCGATATCCGCGTTTCGCCGCTTCGCGCGGCTGACCTGGCCGGCCTTCCCGCCGCCATCATCCATACCGCCGAGTTCGATCCGATGCGCGATGAAGGCAATGCCTATGCGCAAAATCTTGCTGCGGCCGGCGTTGCCGTGGAGCACGTCTGTCACGATGGCATGATCCATAATTTCCACGCCATGGGCGCCATTCTTCCGCAGGGCCGGCTGGTGCTGCAGCAGATCGGCGAACAGGTCAGGCGCGCGCTTGGAAATTGA
- a CDS encoding O-acetylhomoserine aminocarboxypropyltransferase/cysteine synthase family protein — MRNETIAIHAGYDPDPTTKSVAVPIYQTVAYAFDSADHGAALFNLEAVGYRYSRIANPTTDVLEKRITELEGGVGALAVATGQAALHFALVNLADTGGNIVSVPQLYGTTHTLLAHVLPRQGITTRFADSDRADAIEKLIDQNTKAIFSETIGNPAGNVCDIEALAKVARRHGVPLVVDNTVATPILLKPFDYGADIAVHSLTKFLGGHGTTLGGAIVDSGRFPWTEQARRFPAFNEPDESYHGLVYTKQFGTSAYIQRARSVYQRTMGSVLSPFNAFLLLQGIETVALRVERHVENARKVAEFLRSDPRVAWVNYAGFPDSPYYALVQKYLGGNASSLFTFGIKGGLEAGKTFYDSLSLITRLVNIGDAKSLACHPASTTHRQMSPEQQRMAGVLPETIRLSIGIEHSADIIEDIDQALAQACSRHQRLQAAE; from the coding sequence ATGCGCAACGAAACCATTGCAATTCACGCCGGCTACGACCCCGATCCCACCACCAAGTCCGTCGCCGTTCCGATCTACCAGACCGTCGCCTACGCCTTCGACAGCGCCGATCACGGCGCCGCGTTGTTCAACCTCGAAGCCGTAGGCTATCGCTACAGCCGGATCGCGAACCCGACCACCGACGTTCTTGAAAAGCGCATTACCGAGCTCGAAGGCGGCGTCGGCGCGCTAGCGGTCGCCACCGGACAGGCGGCGCTGCATTTCGCCCTCGTCAACCTCGCCGACACCGGCGGCAACATCGTCTCGGTCCCCCAGTTGTACGGCACCACGCACACCCTGCTCGCACACGTCCTGCCGCGGCAGGGCATCACCACCCGTTTCGCCGACAGCGACAGGGCCGATGCGATCGAGAAGCTGATTGACCAGAACACCAAGGCGATTTTCTCCGAGACCATCGGTAATCCCGCCGGCAACGTCTGCGACATCGAAGCGCTGGCGAAGGTCGCGCGCCGCCATGGCGTGCCGCTGGTGGTCGACAATACGGTGGCGACGCCGATCTTGCTGAAACCATTCGACTACGGCGCTGATATCGCCGTGCATTCGCTGACAAAGTTCCTGGGCGGCCACGGCACCACGCTCGGCGGCGCGATCGTGGACAGCGGACGGTTTCCCTGGACCGAGCAGGCTCGCCGCTTTCCCGCCTTCAACGAGCCCGATGAATCCTACCACGGCCTGGTCTACACCAAGCAGTTCGGCACCAGCGCCTACATCCAGCGCGCGCGCAGCGTCTATCAGCGCACCATGGGATCGGTGCTTTCGCCGTTCAATGCGTTCCTGCTGTTGCAGGGCATCGAAACGGTTGCGTTGCGGGTCGAACGGCATGTCGAGAACGCCCGCAAGGTCGCGGAGTTTCTGCGCAGCGACCCGCGCGTCGCCTGGGTCAACTACGCCGGGTTTCCCGACAGCCCCTATTATGCGCTGGTCCAGAAATACCTCGGCGGCAACGCGTCATCGCTGTTCACCTTCGGCATCAAGGGCGGGCTGGAGGCCGGCAAGACCTTCTACGACTCGCTTAGTCTGATCACGCGCCTGGTCAATATCGGCGACGCGAAATCGCTCGCCTGCCACCCCGCCTCGACCACCCACCGCCAGATGTCTCCCGAACAGCAGCGCATGGCGGGCGTGCTGCCGGAAACCATCCGGCTTTCGATCGGCATCGAACACAGCGCCGACATCATCGAGGACATCGACCAGGCCCTCGCGCAGGCCTGCTCGCGGCATCAGCGGCTCCAGGCCGCGGAATAG
- the metA gene encoding homoserine O-succinyltransferase MetA — protein sequence MTLLFDRHRPIVSPALAPTQLRDADEFDRPENTADALLNIGLINNMPDSALQATERQFRRLLKAAAGNNRINLYCFSLPSVQRSQTARWHIDRQYTDIADLGRLQLDGLIVTGAEPNAAALPEEPFWQDLTDVIDWAKTNTRSTIWSCLAAHAAVLHLDGIERQRLNTKCSGVYSCFKAIDHWLTEGVCTPLKVSHSRFNELRHSDLAARGYHLLTQSPEAGVDIFAKELRSHFIFFQGHPEYEALSLQREYLRDISRFLSGERDGYPAVPAGYFDPETEYRLASFRRRAIAGRKPALSAELPILALRQDIAAGAAAAVIFRNWLGYLSDGAAVMAPHTDRGTAR from the coding sequence ATGACGCTGCTGTTCGATAGACATCGGCCGATCGTCAGTCCGGCGCTGGCGCCTACGCAGCTGCGCGACGCCGATGAATTCGATCGTCCTGAAAATACTGCCGATGCGCTGCTCAACATCGGACTCATCAACAATATGCCGGACTCGGCACTGCAGGCGACCGAGCGCCAGTTCAGGCGTCTTCTGAAAGCTGCCGCGGGCAACAATCGCATCAACCTCTACTGCTTTTCGCTGCCCTCCGTGCAGCGATCGCAAACCGCCAGATGGCATATCGACAGGCAGTACACCGATATCGCCGACCTCGGGCGCCTGCAACTCGATGGGCTGATCGTGACCGGCGCCGAGCCGAACGCCGCAGCGCTGCCCGAAGAGCCGTTCTGGCAGGACCTCACTGACGTCATCGACTGGGCGAAAACCAACACGCGTTCGACGATCTGGTCGTGCCTTGCCGCTCACGCCGCCGTGCTGCATCTCGACGGCATCGAGCGACAGCGGCTGAATACGAAGTGTTCGGGTGTCTATTCCTGTTTCAAAGCGATCGACCATTGGCTGACGGAGGGTGTCTGCACGCCGTTGAAGGTTTCGCATTCGCGCTTCAACGAATTACGCCACAGCGACCTGGCTGCCCGGGGCTACCACCTGCTGACCCAATCGCCGGAAGCCGGCGTCGACATCTTCGCTAAAGAGTTGCGCAGCCATTTTATCTTTTTTCAAGGCCACCCCGAATACGAGGCCCTGTCGTTACAGCGGGAATATCTGCGCGATATCTCCCGGTTTCTTTCCGGCGAGAGGGACGGCTATCCGGCCGTGCCTGCCGGCTATTTCGACCCCGAGACAGAATACAGGCTGGCAAGCTTTCGGAGACGGGCGATCGCTGGGCGCAAGCCTGCGCTAAGCGCCGAACTTCCGATCCTTGCGCTTCGTCAAGACATTGCAGCCGGCGCCGCCGCAGCAGTTATTTTCCGGAATTGGCTCGGATATCTTTCCGATGGTGCCGCAGTGATGGCGCCGCACACTGACCGCGGCACAGCGCGATAA
- a CDS encoding TorD/DmsD family molecular chaperone, with translation MERMQKSSSPDSSERGVDEFDRARAEEYALLATLLSRSPDSRLISGLARLKGDASPIGVAHAALGEAAGRATEDRVKREYFDLFTGVGGGSLSPYASHYLTGALYGRPLVRVRETFQALGIEKAAGQSEPEDHAAILCEIMAGLVGGGIAAPAGADRDFFAKHLAPWIRRFFVDLEHVETADFYARVGSLGRAFVDIEAEAFALSA, from the coding sequence ATGGAACGGATGCAGAAGTCGAGTTCTCCGGATTCTTCCGAGCGCGGGGTCGACGAGTTCGACCGCGCCCGCGCGGAGGAATATGCGCTGCTGGCGACGTTGCTCTCGCGCAGCCCGGATTCCCGATTGATCTCTGGTTTGGCCCGCCTCAAGGGCGATGCAAGCCCGATCGGTGTCGCGCATGCCGCGCTCGGGGAGGCGGCGGGGCGCGCGACGGAGGACCGCGTGAAGCGGGAATATTTCGATCTGTTTACCGGGGTCGGAGGCGGCTCGCTGTCGCCATACGCATCGCACTATTTGACCGGCGCACTGTACGGACGGCCGCTGGTGCGGGTGCGCGAAACCTTTCAAGCTCTCGGCATCGAAAAGGCGGCGGGGCAGTCGGAGCCTGAGGATCATGCCGCGATCCTGTGCGAGATCATGGCCGGCCTTGTCGGCGGCGGTATCGCCGCTCCAGCCGGCGCCGATCGTGATTTCTTCGCAAAACACCTCGCTCCCTGGATCAGGCGCTTTTTCGTCGATCTGGAGCACGTCGAAACGGCCGACTTTTACGCGCGCGTAGGCTCGCTTGGGCGAGCCTTCGTGGACATTGAGGCGGAAGCCTTTGCGCTGTCGGCTTGA